The DNA sequence TGGTGGCTGCGGGCGAACGCGGTGTCGACCGCGGCCTCCGCGTCACCGCTGGGCCAGCGGCCCTGCGTCATGGTGACGCGCCCCTGGAGACCGTCGCCGGCGACCAGGAGCTCGGCCGTCCGGCCTCCCCCTCCCTCGACCGGGACGGACGGCGCCGAGAACGTGGAGGCCACGGCGACCGGGAGGCCGGAGAGCCGCTTCGCGAGGGTGCGGCGGACCTCGGCGTCCTGGGCGTTCAGGTCGGACAGCGCGCTCGACTCGAGGGCCACCGAGGTGACGGCGGCGGGCTCCGCGGCGAGGGTCGCGTGGACGGCCGAGGTCGGCGAGCGGAAGGCGAGCCCGGTCATCACGCTCGCCAGCGCGGCGACGACGACCACGACGAGCCCGGTGGCGACGAGCGTGCCGGCCTGCGCGCGGGCTCGCTGCACCCAGAACGCCCCCATCGCACGCATTTGTCCAACCTAGCGTGCGGGTGCGCACAGATCGTGCGTCAGCGCGCCGCGCCCACCGCCTCCGCGTGCAGGTTCGCCCCGCCCCGATACCGCGTGCCGGGGTGCCGCTGCGGCAGCCGGCTGTGCCCGTCGCCGAACAACCGCTCCCGCAGCGTCCCCGACCGCTCCCCCTCCTGGGGCAGCCGTCCGCGCCTCCGCAGTTCGGGGACGACCAGCTCGGCGAAGTCGCGTGCCGTCTCGAACGAGTGGTACTGGCGGAGGTTGATGCCGTCGAGGCCGTCCTCGTCCAGCCAGCGCTCGATCTCGTCCGCCACCGTCTTCGGGTCGCCGACCACCAGGAACCGGTCGTCGCGGCCGTTCTTGATGAAGTCGAGGGCCTGGCCGACCGTCCTGTCCAGCGGCAGGAACGGCACCCGCTCGGCCGGGAACTCCGCCCGCGCCAGTGCCTCCCGCACGGTGATGTCGCGCGGGAACGCCGTGAGGTCGACGGGCAGGCTGCTGTGGGCCAGGATGCCGTCGAGGCTGGAGTGCTGCTGGTACAGCCTCCACTTGTCCTCGGCCTCCTCCGTCGTGCGGCCGACGATCACGCCCGCCATCGCGATGAACTTCACGTCGTCGCGCTGCCGGTCGTGGCGCGCGGCCGCGTCGCGCATCCCGTCCGCGTTGCGGCGGAACTCCTCGCTCGTGCGGCCGCCCGTGAAGACGACCTCCGCGTGCCGGCCGGCGAACTCGATCCCGGCGGGCGAGCCGGTCGCCTGGAACAGCACGGGCGTGCGCTGCGGCGACGGGTGCACGATGTGGGGGCCTGCGACCCTGTGCCGCTCGCCGACGTGGTCGATGTAGCGCACCTTCGACGGGTCCGTGAAGACGCGCGCCTCCCGGTCGGCGATCACCGCGTCGTCGTCCCAGGAGCCCTCCCACAGCTTGTAGAGCACGTCCAGGTACTCCTCGGCGCGGCGGTAGCGCTCGTCGTGCGGCACTTCGTCGTCGAGCCCGAAGTTGCGGGCGGCGTTCGGGAGGTAGGAGGTGACGATGTTCCACCCGATCCGTCCCTTGGTCAGGTGATCGAGGGTCGACATCCGGCGGGCGAACGCGAACGGCGGCTCGTACGTGGTCGAGAACGTCACCCCGAAACCGAGCCGGTCGGTGACGGCCGCCATCGCCGGGACGAGCAGCAGCGGGTCGAGGTTCGGGCTCTGCAGGCCCTCCCGCAGCGCGGTCTCGGGGCCGCCGCGGAACACGTCGTACGCGCCGATCACGTCTGCGAGGAAGATCCCGTCGAAGCCGCCGTGCTCCAGCAGCTGCGCGAGCTCCAGCCAGTAGTCGAGATCGGCGAAGCGCTCGCGGTTGTTGCCCGGCAGCGGCCAGAGGCCGTGCGTGATGTGGCTCACGCACGCCATCTCGAACAGGTTGACGAAGAGCTGCTTGGGTTCGGTGGTCATGCGTCGCCTTCCGGGGTTCTGCTGTCGCTGCGTGCGTCTCCGGCTCCCGGGGCGAACTCCGGGATCGCTGCGATCAGGTCACGAGTGTACGTCTGCTGGGGGCGCTCGAAGACGTCCTCGGCCGTCCCCTCCTCCACGACCCGGCCGTCCTTCATCACGAGCACGCGATCGCTGAGGTGGCTGATGACGCCGAGGTCGTGCGAGATGAAGAGGTAGGCGACGCCGGACGCGCGCTGGAGGGTGACGAGCAGGTCGAGGATCTGCGCCTGGATCGTGACGTCGAGCGCCGACACGGCCTCGTCGAGCACGATCACGTCGGGCCGCGGGGCGAGGGCGCGGGCGATGGCGACGCGCTGGCGCTGGCCTCCGGAGAGCTTCAGCGGGAAGCGCGGCAGCACCTCCTCACCCAGCCCGACCTGGCCGAGCAGCTCACGCACGCGGGCGTCGCGCGCGGCTCCGTCGGCGAAGCGCTCCGAGCGGAGGGCGTCGAGCAGGATGCGCTCGACGGTCCAGCGCGGGTCGAACGAGCTCAGCGGATCCTGGTAGACGACAGAGATCCGACGGCGCAGCGCGCGGCGGCGGGACTCGGGCAGGGCCGACCACTCCTGGCCGAGCAACCGGACGTCGCCACCGTCGAGGCGTTCGAGTCCGAGCGCGAGCTTGGCTGTCGTGCTCTTGCCCGAGCCGGACTCCCCCACGATGCCGAGCGTCTCGCCGGCGCGGAGGCTGAAGGTGACGCCGTCGACCGCGCGGGTGACGGTGCCGTCGGAGGTGTGGAAGCGCTTGGTGAGATCGCGGGCCTCCAGCACCGGTGCGCCGAGGGGAGGTCGCGGAGCGGGATCGGGTGAACCCGGGGTGAGCGCACGTCCGCGGGTGGCCTCGCCGGGGACCGCAGCGATCAGCGCGCGGGTGTACTCGTGCTCGGGATCGGCGAGCACACGCTCGGCGGGACCCTGCTCCAGCACGACGCCGCCGCGCATGACGAGGATGTGGTCGGCCAGCCGGGCGACGACGGACAGGTCGTGACTGATCAGGATGAGCGACGCACCGCGCTCCTTCATCGCCTCCAGCTGGGCGAGCACCTGCGCCTGCACCGTGACGTCGAGGGCGGTGGTCGGCTCGTCGGCGATCACGATGTCCGGGTCGAGCGCGATGGCGGAGGCGATCAGCGCGCGCTGGCGGAGGCCGCCGGAGAGCTGGTCGGGACGCTGACGCGCCCGGACCTCCGGCGACGGGACGCCGACGCGCTCCAGGAGCTCGCGCACCCTGGCTTTCCGCGCGGCGCGGTCCCCCCAGCGGTGCAGCCGCAGCGCCTCCGCGATCTCCGCGCCGACCGGGCGCAGCGGATCGAGGGACACCAGCGCGTCCTGCAGGACGAAGCCGATATCCCGGCCGCGGACGCGACGCCACTGGCGCGGGGTGAAAGCGCGGGCGTCCTCGTGGTGAAGCTCGAGCTGGTCGGCCTCCACCGTCGCGGTGCGCCCGGCGAGGCCGACGAGGCTGCGCGCGGTGACCGACTTGCC is a window from the Leifsonia shinshuensis genome containing:
- a CDS encoding LLM class flavin-dependent oxidoreductase, whose amino-acid sequence is MTTEPKQLFVNLFEMACVSHITHGLWPLPGNNRERFADLDYWLELAQLLEHGGFDGIFLADVIGAYDVFRGGPETALREGLQSPNLDPLLLVPAMAAVTDRLGFGVTFSTTYEPPFAFARRMSTLDHLTKGRIGWNIVTSYLPNAARNFGLDDEVPHDERYRRAEEYLDVLYKLWEGSWDDDAVIADREARVFTDPSKVRYIDHVGERHRVAGPHIVHPSPQRTPVLFQATGSPAGIEFAGRHAEVVFTGGRTSEEFRRNADGMRDAAARHDRQRDDVKFIAMAGVIVGRTTEEAEDKWRLYQQHSSLDGILAHSSLPVDLTAFPRDITVREALARAEFPAERVPFLPLDRTVGQALDFIKNGRDDRFLVVGDPKTVADEIERWLDEDGLDGINLRQYHSFETARDFAELVVPELRRRGRLPQEGERSGTLRERLFGDGHSRLPQRHPGTRYRGGANLHAEAVGAAR
- a CDS encoding dipeptide ABC transporter ATP-binding protein, which gives rise to MDGVHRPIVEGVSFDLLPGQCVAIVGESGSGKSVTARSLVGLAGRTATVEADQLELHHEDARAFTPRQWRRVRGRDIGFVLQDALVSLDPLRPVGAEIAEALRLHRWGDRAARKARVRELLERVGVPSPEVRARQRPDQLSGGLRQRALIASAIALDPDIVIADEPTTALDVTVQAQVLAQLEAMKERGASLILISHDLSVVARLADHILVMRGGVVLEQGPAERVLADPEHEYTRALIAAVPGEATRGRALTPGSPDPAPRPPLGAPVLEARDLTKRFHTSDGTVTRAVDGVTFSLRAGETLGIVGESGSGKSTTAKLALGLERLDGGDVRLLGQEWSALPESRRRALRRRISVVYQDPLSSFDPRWTVERILLDALRSERFADGAARDARVRELLGQVGLGEEVLPRFPLKLSGGQRQRVAIARALAPRPDVIVLDEAVSALDVTIQAQILDLLVTLQRASGVAYLFISHDLGVISHLSDRVLVMKDGRVVEEGTAEDVFERPQQTYTRDLIAAIPEFAPGAGDARSDSRTPEGDA